A stretch of the Xiphias gladius isolate SHS-SW01 ecotype Sanya breed wild chromosome 21, ASM1685928v1, whole genome shotgun sequence genome encodes the following:
- the LOC120807000 gene encoding neurexophilin-4 isoform X1, whose amino-acid sequence MNWTEFETKPVQGLEKQVELSDLGPVGSVMKTLPYGMGGGTVGGTTGGVVKPPYQTRIFSTSIDQTPMKSKPPTYSFFNPYDSTRNQSLLLDQTGYRSKRKPSLKTAMKTKKIFGWGDFYFNVKTMKFSLLVTGKIVDHINGTFTVYFRHNSSSLGNVSVSIVPPTKVVEFEVLQQQQLHPHTQQDVQIQETQQSTIDPKEAKTFNCRVEYEKTNRSKKPKPCLYDPSQTCFTEHTQSHAAWLCAKPFKVICIFISFFSIDYKLVQKVCPDYNFQSEHPYFG is encoded by the coding sequence GTCCAAGGGTTGGAGAAGCAAGTGGAATTGTCAGACCTTGGCCCAGTGGGGTCAGTGATGAAGACTCTTCCATATGGCATGGGTGGAGGTACAGTTGGAGGAACAACAGGAGGAGTTGTTAAGCCTCCCTACCAAACCCGTATCTTCTCCACTTCCATCGACCAGACACCCATGAAATCCAAGCCACCCACTTACAGTTTCTTTAACCCGTACGACTCGACCCGGAACCAGTCCCTGCTCCTGGACCAGACAGGCTACCGCTCTAAGCGCAAGCCCTCGCTAAAGACAGCCATGAAGACCAAGAAGATCTTTGGCTGGGGAGACTTCTACTTTAATGTCAAGACCATGAAGTTCAGCTTGTTGGTGACAGGGAAGATTGTGGACCACATCAATGGGACGTTCACTGTTTACTTCCGCCACAATTCGTCCAGCCTGGGGAACGTTTCAGTCAGTATCGTGCCGCCAACCAAAGTGGTGGAGTTTGAggtcctccagcagcagcagctgcaccCCCACACCCAGCAGGACGTCCAGATCCAGGAGACCCAGCAGTCCACCATCGACCCCAAAGAGGCAAAAACCTTTAACTGTCGGGTGGAGTATGAGAAAACCAACAGATCCAAGAAGCCCAAACCCTGCCTGTACGATCCATCTCAGACCTGCTTCACAGAGCACACCCAGTCCCATGCTGCCTGGCTTTGTGCCAAACCCTTCAAGGTGATCTGCATTTTCATCTCATTCTTCAGCATCGATTACAAGCTGGTTCAAAAAGTGTGTCCGGACTACAACTTCCAAAGTGAGCACCCTTACTTTGGTTAA
- the LOC120807000 gene encoding neurexophilin-4 isoform X2, whose amino-acid sequence MVQGLEKQVELSDLGPVGSVMKTLPYGMGGGTVGGTTGGVVKPPYQTRIFSTSIDQTPMKSKPPTYSFFNPYDSTRNQSLLLDQTGYRSKRKPSLKTAMKTKKIFGWGDFYFNVKTMKFSLLVTGKIVDHINGTFTVYFRHNSSSLGNVSVSIVPPTKVVEFEVLQQQQLHPHTQQDVQIQETQQSTIDPKEAKTFNCRVEYEKTNRSKKPKPCLYDPSQTCFTEHTQSHAAWLCAKPFKVICIFISFFSIDYKLVQKVCPDYNFQSEHPYFG is encoded by the coding sequence GTCCAAGGGTTGGAGAAGCAAGTGGAATTGTCAGACCTTGGCCCAGTGGGGTCAGTGATGAAGACTCTTCCATATGGCATGGGTGGAGGTACAGTTGGAGGAACAACAGGAGGAGTTGTTAAGCCTCCCTACCAAACCCGTATCTTCTCCACTTCCATCGACCAGACACCCATGAAATCCAAGCCACCCACTTACAGTTTCTTTAACCCGTACGACTCGACCCGGAACCAGTCCCTGCTCCTGGACCAGACAGGCTACCGCTCTAAGCGCAAGCCCTCGCTAAAGACAGCCATGAAGACCAAGAAGATCTTTGGCTGGGGAGACTTCTACTTTAATGTCAAGACCATGAAGTTCAGCTTGTTGGTGACAGGGAAGATTGTGGACCACATCAATGGGACGTTCACTGTTTACTTCCGCCACAATTCGTCCAGCCTGGGGAACGTTTCAGTCAGTATCGTGCCGCCAACCAAAGTGGTGGAGTTTGAggtcctccagcagcagcagctgcaccCCCACACCCAGCAGGACGTCCAGATCCAGGAGACCCAGCAGTCCACCATCGACCCCAAAGAGGCAAAAACCTTTAACTGTCGGGTGGAGTATGAGAAAACCAACAGATCCAAGAAGCCCAAACCCTGCCTGTACGATCCATCTCAGACCTGCTTCACAGAGCACACCCAGTCCCATGCTGCCTGGCTTTGTGCCAAACCCTTCAAGGTGATCTGCATTTTCATCTCATTCTTCAGCATCGATTACAAGCTGGTTCAAAAAGTGTGTCCGGACTACAACTTCCAAAGTGAGCACCCTTACTTTGGTTAA
- the LOC120807000 gene encoding neurexophilin-4 isoform X3 has protein sequence MKTLPYGMGGGTVGGTTGGVVKPPYQTRIFSTSIDQTPMKSKPPTYSFFNPYDSTRNQSLLLDQTGYRSKRKPSLKTAMKTKKIFGWGDFYFNVKTMKFSLLVTGKIVDHINGTFTVYFRHNSSSLGNVSVSIVPPTKVVEFEVLQQQQLHPHTQQDVQIQETQQSTIDPKEAKTFNCRVEYEKTNRSKKPKPCLYDPSQTCFTEHTQSHAAWLCAKPFKVICIFISFFSIDYKLVQKVCPDYNFQSEHPYFG, from the coding sequence ATGAAGACTCTTCCATATGGCATGGGTGGAGGTACAGTTGGAGGAACAACAGGAGGAGTTGTTAAGCCTCCCTACCAAACCCGTATCTTCTCCACTTCCATCGACCAGACACCCATGAAATCCAAGCCACCCACTTACAGTTTCTTTAACCCGTACGACTCGACCCGGAACCAGTCCCTGCTCCTGGACCAGACAGGCTACCGCTCTAAGCGCAAGCCCTCGCTAAAGACAGCCATGAAGACCAAGAAGATCTTTGGCTGGGGAGACTTCTACTTTAATGTCAAGACCATGAAGTTCAGCTTGTTGGTGACAGGGAAGATTGTGGACCACATCAATGGGACGTTCACTGTTTACTTCCGCCACAATTCGTCCAGCCTGGGGAACGTTTCAGTCAGTATCGTGCCGCCAACCAAAGTGGTGGAGTTTGAggtcctccagcagcagcagctgcaccCCCACACCCAGCAGGACGTCCAGATCCAGGAGACCCAGCAGTCCACCATCGACCCCAAAGAGGCAAAAACCTTTAACTGTCGGGTGGAGTATGAGAAAACCAACAGATCCAAGAAGCCCAAACCCTGCCTGTACGATCCATCTCAGACCTGCTTCACAGAGCACACCCAGTCCCATGCTGCCTGGCTTTGTGCCAAACCCTTCAAGGTGATCTGCATTTTCATCTCATTCTTCAGCATCGATTACAAGCTGGTTCAAAAAGTGTGTCCGGACTACAACTTCCAAAGTGAGCACCCTTACTTTGGTTAA